One window of the Epinephelus moara isolate mb chromosome 24, YSFRI_EMoa_1.0, whole genome shotgun sequence genome contains the following:
- the si:ch211-117k10.3 gene encoding Krueppel-like factor 15, which yields MVSLSSRTLILENDLFRDSSSLFSLGLGDGAHSEGGSSASCNSPETGEVGAVHSSSPGEEEEEDEEEDEETSLHIFLGTEGEEEPASQDPKLPEFPFHPSSPFSPTLEDIEEFLREKMELVKEGLLTPKEEASPLPCSESPSSTAPPAASLETCSDIGTSASHCTSSSNTPQKDQKSHSPADLYPSGQMNSPPSTLTSPVLLGGPLVLQLQPLPLAQPSASAGSSPGAPSGIWLTHVVMGLQGATGQNVTLLAPQVPSTPTTLLSLNSGDTKSADQKYVKIAPLPITMRTLEITGMTGVGGQGNGLLKAVAPRMTRLPPTERVHKCSHPGCGKMYTKSSHLKAHFRRHTGEKPYTCSWPECGWRFSRSDELSRHRRSHSGIKPYECSLCEKKFARSDHLSKHTKVHRSSRPSRIIRATV from the exons ATGGTGTCTCTCAGCAGCAGAACGCTGATTTTGGAGAATGACCTGTTTAGGGATAGCAGCAGCCTGTTCTCCCTTGGCCTAGGAGATGGCGCCCACAGCGAAGGGGGCAGTTCAGCCTCCTGCAACAGCCCCGAAACTGGGGAGGTGGGGGCTGTGCACAGCTCTAGCcctggagaggaggaagaggaggatgaagaagaagatgaagagacaagtctgcatatttttttaggaacagagggagaagaggagccTGCGAGTCAGGATCCTAAACTGCCAGAATTTCCTTTCCATCCCTCTTCCCCGTTCTCCCCGACCCTGGAGGACATAGAGGAGTTCTTGAGGGAAAAAATGGAACTGGTCAAAGAGGGGCTGCTGACTCCAAAAGAAGAGGCCTCCCCTCTTCCATGCAGTGAATCTCCATCCTCCACTGCACCCCCGGCTGCTTCCTTAGAGACTTGCAGTGACATAGGGACTAGTGCCTCTCACTGCACTTCAAGCTCAAACACCCCTCAGAAAGATCAAAAGAGCCACAGCCCAGCTGACCTTTATCCCTCTGGCCAAATGAACTCCCCACCCTCCACCTTAACCTCACCAGTGCTCCTGGGGGGTCCACTGGTTCTCCAGCTCCAGCCCCTACCTCTGGCCCAGCCCTCGGCCTCAGCAGGCTCTTCACCTGGGGCACCAAGTGGCATTTGGCTCACTCATGTGGTCATGGGGCTCCAGGGTGCAACAGGACAAAATGTCACCCTGCTGGCCCCACAGGTGccctccacccccaccaccCTGTTATCACTAAACAGTGGAGATACCAAGTCAGCTGATCAGAAGTACGTGAAGATCGCTCCTCTGCCCATCACTATGAGGACTCTAGAGATCACAGGCATGACTGGGGTTGGGGGCCAGGGCAATGGTCTGCTTAAGGCCGTGGCCCCCCGGATGACCAGACTGCCACCTACAGAGAGGGTCCATAAGTGCTCCCACCCAGGCTGTGGGAAGATGTACACCAAAAGCAGCCATCTGAAAGCTCACTTCCGCCGGCATACAGGAGAGAAGCCCTACACATGTAGCTGGCCTGAGTGTGGATGGAG GTTCTCCCGATCTGATGAACTGTCTCGTCACCGCCGCTCTCACTCTGGCATCAAGCCATATGAGTGCTCACTGTGCGAGAAGAAGTTTGCCCGCAGTGACCACTTATCCAAACACACGAAGGTCCACCGCAGCTCCAGGCCCAGCAGGATTATCAGAGCCACTGTGTGA